In one window of Cloacibacillus sp. DNA:
- a CDS encoding papain-like cysteine protease family protein, with the protein MQKRVRRVPRPDYIIPHPESGAAYEGVADVKNSPYFKAPDFFTMESNDRGLTILTNYPTYQQTACYSCGPAAALTVLWYFGVTDYDEPELMRRMGSSGTPNERGEGGTCTAGMCRFFEEIGWRVSSSLHECRGGERLFKDAATFRDFVIRNLRAGLPIMVENMRFGGHWRVIIGYDTMGTETTADDVLIFMDSDDVCDHCQDGYTVASAEEFFHTWRDIGALPPDQRVQQYLIAYPPDFKSREE; encoded by the coding sequence ATGCAGAAGCGTGTAAGGCGTGTCCCGCGCCCCGACTACATAATTCCCCATCCTGAAAGCGGCGCCGCTTACGAGGGCGTCGCGGACGTAAAAAACTCACCGTACTTCAAGGCTCCGGATTTCTTTACCATGGAGAGCAACGACAGGGGACTGACGATACTCACGAACTATCCCACCTATCAGCAGACCGCCTGCTACAGCTGCGGCCCCGCGGCGGCGCTGACGGTGCTCTGGTACTTCGGCGTTACCGATTATGACGAACCGGAGCTGATGCGGCGAATGGGTTCCAGCGGCACCCCCAACGAAAGGGGCGAGGGCGGTACCTGCACCGCGGGGATGTGCCGCTTCTTTGAAGAGATCGGCTGGAGGGTGAGCTCAAGCCTGCATGAATGCCGCGGCGGCGAGCGTCTCTTTAAGGATGCCGCCACGTTCAGGGACTTTGTTATCCGTAATCTGCGGGCTGGGCTGCCCATCATGGTGGAGAACATGCGCTTCGGCGGCCACTGGCGCGTCATCATCGGTTACGATACCATGGGCACAGAAACGACGGCTGACGACGTGCTTATCTTTATGGACAGCGACGACGTCTGCGACCACTGCCAGGACGGTTATACGGTCGCCTCCGCCGAGGAATTCTTTCACACCTGGCGCGATATCGGGGCGCTGCCTCCTGACCAGCGTGTGCAGCAGTACCTGATCGCCTATCCGCCGGATTTCAAATCTCGGGAAGAATAA
- a CDS encoding prepilin-type N-terminal cleavage/methylation domain-containing protein, which produces MRAEAARKRGFLLVELIAVLVIIGSLSCISLQALSDSPARERRIIQNEAKNFCTWIKYRMAAAARESAEFRVMLTQNTDRSYEVTIIWLGGAKNLRHEIYSFDEAALAYEGVHELIFSGRWFTLTPAATFIVKSRKIPEVRYFVTISGTGYMDIKDKL; this is translated from the coding sequence ATGAGGGCTGAGGCCGCCAGAAAAAGGGGCTTTCTGCTTGTTGAGCTGATCGCGGTGCTGGTGATCATCGGAAGCCTCTCCTGCATCTCTCTTCAGGCCCTTTCAGATTCGCCCGCGAGAGAACGGCGTATAATACAAAACGAGGCGAAAAATTTTTGTACCTGGATAAAGTACCGGATGGCCGCAGCGGCGCGCGAGAGTGCGGAATTTCGCGTCATGCTCACGCAGAACACAGACCGCAGCTATGAGGTGACCATAATCTGGCTCGGCGGCGCGAAAAATTTACGGCACGAGATATATTCTTTCGATGAGGCGGCACTGGCCTACGAGGGCGTCCACGAATTAATTTTCTCCGGTCGTTGGTTTACGCTGACCCCAGCGGCCACTTTTATAGTAAAATCAAGGAAGATTCCGGAGGTCAGGTATTTTGTGACGATCTCCGGTACCGGATATATGGATATCAAAGATAAATTATAG
- a CDS encoding thioesterase family protein: MEDKYTLATKIRVRYSETDQMKIVYNANYLDWFEVTRTELCRGWGRPYTEWEKNGMMLPVVEAYCRYKHPACYDDEIELWGRVSELKVHSIKFEYRVVRASDGKLLTEGWTKHGCTDLNGKLFKKEHPFYLWVLSLLGNEG; this comes from the coding sequence ATGGAAGATAAATATACGCTGGCCACTAAGATAAGGGTGCGTTACAGCGAGACCGATCAGATGAAGATCGTCTACAATGCCAACTACCTTGACTGGTTCGAGGTGACCCGCACCGAACTCTGCCGCGGCTGGGGCCGCCCCTATACCGAATGGGAAAAAAACGGGATGATGCTCCCCGTCGTCGAGGCCTACTGCCGCTATAAGCATCCGGCCTGCTACGACGACGAGATAGAGCTGTGGGGCCGCGTCTCTGAGCTCAAGGTCCACAGCATTAAGTTTGAATACCGTGTCGTGCGCGCCTCCGACGGCAAGCTGCTCACAGAGGGGTGGACAAAGCACGGCTGTACAGACCTGAACGGCAAATTATTCAAAAAAGAGCATCCCTTCTATCTGTGGGTCCTTTCGCTGCTGGGGAATGAGGGCTGA
- a CDS encoding TetM/TetW/TetO/TetS family tetracycline resistance ribosomal protection protein, with amino-acid sequence MAVNEACPLTIGILAHVDGGKTTLTEQMLFKAGAVRLLGRVDDGSAHTDFMDFERRRGISVRAASALLEWRGVKIYIIDTPGHSDFSAEVQRAVRTMDLAVIVVSAVEGVQSQTELIWRSIDKMGIPALFFINKTDRVGADVKSVMAEIGELTGTASRLIDLEDKESLAETLAEYDDAALEKYFDEGAGAFGEDELDTLLRDSFYARKLIPSLCGAALKGEGVEPLLELLARLARAQDAAGPLSGVVFKVEHNPSLGRVAHLRLFSETLKNRDSVRNVTLGRDEKVTQIRDVLGSKEKDKGSLCAGEVGAVYGLTGTVSGDIIGDPSCAPPVAEIAAPVLRVKVTPAEPAQYPALVAALSELSAEDPLLDVIWEKEPRELLVRVTGLLQIEILQMLLAERFGLEAALGEPMVVYKERPLKRAHGYVEYTMPKPCWAVMDFEIEPLPLGAGVVFESTVANDKIYTRYQAQVRQTIPEALRQGPKGWEVTDVRIRLVGGEHHTVHTHPLDFMLATPMGIMDGLVASGTELLEPMQKFRLTFPEEASGRLIGEIVTMRGTFDSPVVRKGSFTMEGLLPVASSMDFPLRVASLTGGRGTLSTTAAGYAPCPPGEGFEVPYRGVSPLDRAKYILYKRGALGA; translated from the coding sequence TTGGCTGTAAACGAAGCCTGCCCGCTGACGATCGGCATTCTGGCCCACGTCGACGGCGGAAAGACCACTCTGACGGAACAGATGCTCTTTAAGGCCGGCGCCGTTCGTTTGCTGGGGCGCGTGGACGACGGCAGCGCGCATACTGATTTTATGGACTTTGAGCGGCGGCGCGGCATCTCGGTCCGTGCCGCCTCCGCGCTCCTAGAATGGCGGGGCGTAAAGATATATATCATCGATACTCCCGGCCACAGCGACTTTTCCGCCGAGGTGCAGCGTGCTGTGCGCACGATGGACCTCGCCGTGATCGTCGTCTCCGCCGTAGAGGGAGTACAGTCGCAGACTGAGCTCATCTGGCGCTCCATCGATAAGATGGGCATTCCGGCGCTCTTCTTCATCAACAAGACCGACCGCGTCGGAGCCGACGTCAAGTCGGTTATGGCGGAGATAGGGGAGCTGACTGGAACCGCGTCGCGCCTGATCGATCTGGAGGATAAAGAGTCTCTTGCGGAGACGCTTGCCGAATATGACGACGCGGCGCTGGAAAAATACTTTGACGAAGGAGCCGGTGCTTTCGGCGAAGATGAGCTTGACACGCTTCTGAGAGATTCCTTTTACGCGCGAAAACTCATTCCCTCCCTTTGCGGGGCGGCGCTGAAGGGCGAGGGCGTCGAGCCGCTTCTGGAGCTGCTCGCACGGCTGGCAAGGGCGCAGGACGCCGCCGGGCCTCTTTCAGGAGTCGTTTTCAAAGTGGAACATAACCCCTCGCTCGGACGCGTGGCGCATCTGCGCCTCTTCTCAGAAACGCTGAAAAACCGCGACAGCGTGCGCAATGTCACCCTGGGACGCGACGAGAAGGTGACGCAGATACGCGATGTGCTGGGCTCTAAGGAAAAGGACAAGGGCAGCCTTTGCGCCGGAGAGGTGGGGGCGGTCTACGGTCTGACGGGGACCGTCAGCGGAGACATCATAGGCGACCCCTCTTGCGCGCCCCCCGTGGCGGAGATCGCCGCGCCGGTGCTGCGCGTGAAGGTGACGCCCGCGGAACCGGCGCAGTATCCCGCGCTGGTGGCCGCCCTTTCGGAGCTCTCCGCCGAGGACCCGCTGCTGGACGTCATCTGGGAAAAAGAGCCGCGCGAGCTGCTTGTGCGCGTGACTGGACTGCTGCAGATAGAGATACTGCAGATGCTGCTTGCCGAGCGCTTCGGCCTTGAGGCGGCTCTCGGCGAGCCGATGGTCGTCTATAAAGAGCGTCCGCTCAAACGCGCGCACGGCTACGTCGAATACACCATGCCCAAACCCTGCTGGGCGGTGATGGACTTTGAGATCGAACCGCTGCCGCTCGGAGCCGGCGTCGTCTTTGAGAGCACCGTGGCAAACGATAAAATATATACGCGCTACCAGGCGCAGGTGCGCCAGACCATCCCGGAGGCGCTGCGGCAGGGGCCGAAGGGCTGGGAGGTCACGGACGTCAGGATCAGGCTTGTCGGCGGCGAACACCATACTGTGCATACACATCCCCTGGATTTCATGCTCGCGACGCCGATGGGGATCATGGACGGCCTCGTGGCAAGCGGCACGGAACTTCTGGAGCCGATGCAGAAATTTCGCCTCACCTTCCCGGAGGAGGCGAGCGGCAGGCTTATCGGGGAAATCGTCACGATGCGCGGCACCTTTGACAGCCCCGTCGTGCGCAAGGGCAGCTTTACGATGGAGGGGCTGCTGCCTGTCGCCTCCAGCATGGACTTTCCGCTGCGCGTGGCCTCGCTCACCGGAGGCCGGGGCACGCTATCCACAACCGCCGCCGGGTACGCTCCCTGCCCGCCAGGCGAAGGATTTGAGGTGCCCTACCGCGGGGTCTCGCCGCTGGACCGCGCGAAATATATTTTGTACAAACGCGGAGCCTTAGGCGCATAA
- a CDS encoding nitroreductase family protein — MNELRIDREKCTKCGTCLRICPAGIIKFGDDGFPEMSEKHSGRCIQCAQCVLFCPTYADTLSFMDQGKIVRSEDIVMPTAEQAENLLKTRRSIRKFKDERIPRELFARIFETVRQAPTAVNYQPIRWVVSDEPEKTKEITNLILCWFREEIFKNPTDPGSLLGAAMIAKAKAGEDALLRGAPHVAVAVVPKEHRWPEDGAIALTYLELAAHGLGIGCCWGGYLTMAIRSFAPLREYLGIGEDEHVCGAQMMGWPQLRPLRQYPPRREANIHWL; from the coding sequence ATGAACGAACTGCGAATCGACCGTGAAAAATGCACCAAATGCGGAACATGCCTGCGCATCTGCCCCGCGGGGATAATAAAGTTTGGCGACGACGGGTTCCCGGAAATGTCGGAGAAGCACAGCGGACGCTGTATCCAGTGCGCCCAGTGCGTGCTCTTCTGTCCGACATATGCCGATACCCTCTCCTTCATGGATCAGGGAAAGATCGTGAGGAGCGAGGATATAGTGATGCCCACGGCGGAACAGGCGGAAAATCTGCTCAAGACGCGCCGCAGCATCCGTAAGTTCAAGGATGAACGTATTCCGCGCGAGCTTTTCGCGCGGATATTCGAAACGGTGCGCCAGGCGCCGACGGCGGTGAACTATCAGCCCATACGCTGGGTGGTCTCGGACGAGCCGGAAAAGACCAAGGAGATAACGAACCTTATCCTCTGCTGGTTCCGCGAGGAGATATTCAAGAACCCCACGGACCCCGGCTCGCTGCTCGGCGCGGCGATGATCGCGAAGGCCAAGGCGGGGGAGGACGCGCTGCTGCGCGGCGCGCCGCATGTCGCGGTCGCGGTTGTGCCGAAAGAACACCGCTGGCCGGAGGACGGGGCTATCGCCCTTACCTATCTTGAACTTGCAGCTCATGGACTGGGGATAGGCTGCTGCTGGGGCGGTTACCTGACGATGGCGATCAGGAGCTTCGCGCCGCTGCGGGAATATCTTGGGATCGGTGAGGACGAACACGTCTGCGGCGCGCAGATGATGGGCTGGCCCCAGCTTCGCCCGCTGCGTCAGTACCCCCCGCGCCGGGAAGCAAACATACATTGGCTGTAA
- a CDS encoding serpin family protein, which yields MKRIIITLVLVTALLSPNIAMANISNLIPPFHWTYHSLSNLSAKGLIGEQVVPGKSAFTPEQVVALVVMALKHAENDITKLGDAELSSMRQLASAYRPYFKEAGYDYNTIRNDIEMVAIRAGLTAIETNGGFTPNPKTLSAKAAYAVNKFTFDLYRQVAAERGHRNLFISPYSVTSALAMTYAGARGITEQQMEKVLSLSPDIHKNMGALINEINSVPQDIAQVHTANAVWPAKQEKILPEYAQTVRDYYNAGLTPLNYRANPESARKTINKWVEKQTQQRIKDIIGPGVLSKETLMVLTNAVYFKSSWLEEFQSVNTVPRPFWISPDRSVKVLTMNRTGEQVDYAKLSDAEIVELPYKGGRFSMLVLLPDKKSDIETLEKALSAEQLSKWIAAMTPQKVKIYLPKFKQENDYELAQTLAKMGMPSAFSPEAADFSGITGLDDLYISNIVHKTFIEVAEEGTEAAAATAVIMMRTSMPAPDDDAVVFRAERPFIYIIRDNTTGAIIFIGRYTRP from the coding sequence ATGAAACGAATAATCATTACGCTGGTGCTGGTCACGGCACTATTGTCGCCAAATATCGCGATGGCGAATATATCGAATCTGATACCGCCCTTTCACTGGACCTATCATTCTCTAAGCAATCTCTCGGCCAAAGGGCTGATCGGCGAGCAGGTCGTCCCCGGCAAGAGCGCCTTCACGCCCGAGCAGGTGGTGGCACTTGTGGTGATGGCGCTCAAACACGCGGAAAACGACATTACAAAGCTCGGAGACGCGGAGCTGTCCAGCATGCGTCAGTTGGCGAGCGCCTACCGCCCATATTTCAAAGAGGCGGGCTACGACTATAACACCATACGCAACGACATAGAAATGGTGGCGATCCGCGCGGGGCTGACGGCTATCGAGACGAACGGCGGCTTTACGCCGAACCCCAAAACTCTCTCGGCAAAGGCTGCCTACGCCGTCAACAAGTTTACCTTCGACCTTTACCGGCAGGTGGCTGCTGAGCGCGGACACCGCAATCTTTTTATCTCGCCCTACAGCGTCACCTCGGCGCTCGCGATGACCTACGCCGGCGCGCGCGGCATTACGGAGCAGCAGATGGAAAAGGTGCTCTCTCTGTCGCCGGATATCCACAAGAATATGGGCGCGCTCATCAACGAGATAAACTCGGTGCCACAGGATATCGCGCAGGTGCACACGGCAAACGCCGTCTGGCCCGCGAAACAGGAGAAGATCCTGCCCGAATACGCGCAGACAGTCCGCGACTATTATAACGCGGGACTGACGCCGCTCAATTACAGAGCCAACCCCGAGTCGGCGCGCAAGACGATAAACAAATGGGTGGAAAAGCAGACGCAGCAGAGGATAAAAGACATCATCGGCCCCGGCGTGCTCAGCAAAGAGACGCTGATGGTGCTCACGAACGCCGTGTACTTCAAATCCTCCTGGCTTGAGGAGTTCCAGTCGGTAAATACCGTGCCGCGCCCCTTCTGGATAAGCCCGGATCGCTCCGTTAAAGTGCTGACGATGAACCGCACCGGAGAGCAGGTCGATTACGCAAAACTCAGCGACGCGGAGATCGTGGAGCTGCCCTACAAGGGAGGGCGTTTTTCCATGCTCGTGCTGCTTCCCGATAAAAAATCCGACATTGAAACGCTGGAAAAGGCGCTGAGCGCCGAGCAGCTCTCGAAGTGGATCGCGGCGATGACGCCGCAGAAGGTAAAGATATATCTGCCGAAATTCAAGCAGGAAAACGACTATGAGCTGGCGCAGACATTGGCAAAAATGGGCATGCCATCCGCCTTCAGCCCCGAGGCGGCCGACTTCTCCGGCATTACCGGTCTGGATGATCTCTACATCAGCAACATCGTACACAAGACCTTTATTGAAGTGGCGGAAGAGGGAACAGAAGCGGCGGCGGCGACGGCGGTCATCATGATGCGCACCTCGATGCCCGCACCCGACGACGACGCGGTCGTTTTCCGCGCCGAGCGTCCCTTCATCTACATCATCAGGGACAACACGACGGGCGCGATAATCTTCATCGGCAGGTACACAAGGCCATAG
- a CDS encoding sodium/proline symporter encodes MNTMLTVSAIYLVIFIMIGFIATRYFSSSAEGFYLGDRDFGAIPTALSAGATDSSGWIFTGAVGFAYAFGVSMMWICVGYTFGYFFNYICLAPALRRYTKCTGAMSIPHFFGVRFKEHSKLLRGVSSLIITLFFVIYTSAQLTSAGKAFEALVGWDYEHAIWVSAFLGTSYAFLGGYRAVVWTDVVQGSIMLLVLLVSPFIFIFYLGGWHAFWERAFALDPMLLNATAGIGGYAGFAFAFGLAAGGIGLMGQPQILQRFITARDDRTLITSAVIGVFWMVTVVSGATLIGLICRVIMPTIHDPEFAFPVLIKDRLHPMVAGVVLAAVFSAILSTLDSLIMVVSQTVHLDIIEGVFNKKLSDRWATVVGRIVIVSVGVCGACIALSNTRMVFWFVLYAWAVMGASFAPPLILGLYWKRVTALGALGGIITGGVVTVLWYNTPFLKDIMYEMLPAALSSTFVTVAVSLMQSQPPDGEAQIALAKR; translated from the coding sequence ATGAATACTATGCTCACGGTATCCGCCATTTATCTTGTGATATTTATAATGATAGGTTTTATCGCGACCCGCTATTTTTCCAGCTCCGCCGAGGGCTTTTACCTCGGTGACCGTGATTTCGGCGCGATACCGACGGCGCTCAGCGCGGGCGCGACCGATTCGAGCGGCTGGATATTTACCGGCGCGGTGGGGTTTGCCTACGCCTTCGGTGTTTCGATGATGTGGATATGCGTGGGCTACACCTTCGGTTATTTCTTCAACTACATTTGCCTGGCGCCGGCGCTGCGCCGCTACACCAAATGCACGGGCGCGATGTCGATACCGCATTTTTTCGGCGTACGCTTCAAAGAACACTCTAAGCTGCTGCGCGGCGTCTCCTCGCTGATCATCACCCTTTTCTTTGTCATCTACACCTCCGCGCAGCTCACAAGCGCCGGTAAGGCCTTCGAGGCCCTCGTCGGCTGGGATTACGAACATGCGATATGGGTCTCCGCCTTCCTTGGCACCTCCTATGCATTTCTTGGCGGCTACCGGGCCGTCGTCTGGACCGATGTGGTGCAGGGCTCGATCATGTTGCTTGTGCTGCTCGTCTCGCCTTTTATCTTTATCTTCTATCTCGGCGGCTGGCATGCCTTTTGGGAGCGCGCCTTCGCGCTCGATCCCATGCTGCTGAACGCGACAGCGGGTATCGGCGGATACGCCGGTTTTGCCTTTGCCTTCGGCCTCGCCGCCGGCGGGATCGGTCTTATGGGGCAGCCTCAGATACTGCAGCGCTTTATAACGGCTCGCGACGACAGGACGCTCATCACCTCCGCCGTTATCGGCGTATTCTGGATGGTCACCGTCGTCAGCGGGGCTACTCTGATCGGCCTTATCTGCCGGGTCATCATGCCGACGATCCACGACCCGGAGTTTGCCTTTCCCGTGCTGATAAAGGACAGGCTGCATCCGATGGTCGCCGGCGTTGTGCTGGCCGCGGTATTCTCGGCGATCCTTTCTACGCTTGATTCTCTGATAATGGTAGTTTCCCAGACGGTGCACCTGGACATCATAGAGGGTGTATTCAACAAAAAGCTCTCCGACAGGTGGGCGACAGTAGTGGGACGTATCGTGATCGTCTCCGTTGGTGTCTGCGGAGCCTGCATCGCCCTTTCAAATACGCGCATGGTATTTTGGTTCGTTCTCTACGCCTGGGCGGTAATGGGGGCCTCCTTCGCGCCGCCGCTGATCCTCGGTTTGTACTGGAAACGGGTCACGGCGCTTGGCGCGTTGGGGGGCATCATCACAGGCGGCGTCGTGACGGTGCTCTGGTATAATACGCCGTTCCTGAAGGATATCATGTATGAGATGCTTCCCGCGGCACTCTCTTCGACCTTTGTCACCGTGGCGGTGAGCCTCATGCAGAGCCAGCCGCCGGACGGCGAGGCGCAGATCGCGCTCGCGAAGCGCTGA
- the dctP gene encoding TRAP transporter substrate-binding protein DctP, with product MALVALLLAAFSAQSADAAIRWRVVTHAMPGTEQQKIAEDFCKTVKTLSQGELVIEPYAAGVLFPVFETFDNVANGVVDMAMVYGAYWTGKDPLFNLQTRPGCPLNTYAEGAYLDEKLKPFFSKLYAKHRIKYLGHIMESPIYEQLMSVVPINKISDIKGKKIRTSGFGALYYRVLGATTVSLSAPEIYTAFQTKNIDAAEWTFWDENMRMGFHEVAKYVVDPAFQNGTCEYFPLVVNPGKWEKLPQHLKDIIIVARDRARYQSAMVYVAEVKAREK from the coding sequence ATGGCACTTGTTGCGCTTCTTCTCGCGGCCTTTTCCGCGCAGAGCGCGGACGCGGCGATCAGATGGCGCGTTGTTACCCACGCGATGCCTGGTACCGAGCAGCAGAAGATCGCCGAGGATTTCTGCAAGACGGTCAAGACGCTCTCACAGGGAGAGCTGGTGATCGAGCCCTATGCGGCGGGAGTCCTCTTCCCGGTATTCGAGACATTCGACAATGTGGCGAACGGCGTCGTCGATATGGCGATGGTCTACGGAGCTTACTGGACCGGCAAAGATCCGCTCTTTAATCTCCAGACACGCCCAGGCTGCCCGCTCAACACCTACGCGGAGGGCGCTTACCTCGATGAAAAGCTCAAGCCCTTTTTCTCGAAGCTCTACGCCAAGCACCGCATCAAGTACCTTGGCCATATCATGGAAAGCCCTATCTATGAGCAGCTGATGTCAGTCGTTCCGATCAACAAGATCTCCGACATCAAGGGCAAGAAGATCCGTACCTCCGGTTTTGGCGCGCTTTACTACCGCGTGCTTGGCGCGACGACCGTCTCGCTCTCCGCTCCTGAGATTTACACCGCCTTCCAGACGAAGAACATCGACGCCGCGGAATGGACCTTCTGGGATGAGAACATGCGCATGGGCTTCCACGAAGTCGCCAAGTATGTCGTCGATCCCGCCTTCCAGAACGGGACCTGCGAATACTTCCCGCTCGTCGTAAACCCCGGGAAATGGGAGAAGCTCCCGCAGCACCTTAAAGATATCATCATCGTCGCCCGTGACCGCGCCCGCTACCAGTCGGCGATGGTATATGTCGCCGAGGTAAAGGCGCGCGAGAAGTGA
- a CDS encoding TRAP transporter large permease subunit has protein sequence MSSDLYPLLMFVLLFVLLAVGVPIAFSLAAVSIIFAYFLWGWGALNLLVSATWGAMNNFVIVAVPLFIYMAYILQKTNVVADLYDTIFKWSGGLRGGLAIATVIVGAILGAVSGVVAAGVIGLGLIGLPQMLKHGYNKKLALGCVLGGGTLGQLIPPSTNMVLYGCVTGVSIGGLFAGGLCAGGLLAVLYIGYVLIGALFNKDFAPALPLEERASWGEKFRSLRGVALPALLIAIVLGSILNGIATPTEAAAFGAAGAIIIGLLNRRLTWDIVWSSCYETLSITAMVGWTMIGASAFGSVFSGLGGNTIIADMAMNMPGGATMVFFVSAAFIFFLGMFLEPGAIIFLAVPILAPILSQLGYDPLWVGLVFNVLLQCGYLSPPFGFSLFYLKGCAPKDVDIMEIYRAALPFLALQVVSVVLIFLFPNLVLWLPRLAMGR, from the coding sequence ATGTCAAGTGATCTCTATCCGCTGCTGATGTTTGTCTTACTCTTCGTACTGCTCGCAGTCGGAGTGCCGATAGCTTTTTCGCTGGCGGCTGTTTCTATAATTTTTGCCTATTTTCTCTGGGGATGGGGAGCTCTCAACCTGCTGGTCTCCGCAACCTGGGGGGCGATGAACAACTTTGTGATCGTGGCTGTGCCGCTCTTCATATATATGGCCTATATATTACAAAAGACTAATGTCGTCGCCGACCTCTATGACACTATTTTCAAGTGGTCCGGCGGGCTGCGCGGCGGTCTGGCGATCGCGACGGTCATCGTCGGCGCCATCCTCGGCGCGGTTTCGGGCGTCGTCGCCGCGGGCGTTATCGGCCTCGGGCTTATCGGCCTGCCGCAGATGCTCAAGCATGGGTACAATAAAAAACTTGCGCTTGGCTGCGTCCTGGGCGGCGGTACTCTTGGCCAGCTTATTCCGCCAAGCACTAACATGGTCCTTTATGGATGTGTGACCGGGGTTTCCATCGGCGGCCTTTTCGCCGGAGGGCTCTGCGCCGGAGGTCTGCTGGCGGTACTTTATATCGGCTATGTGCTAATCGGGGCTCTTTTTAATAAAGATTTCGCGCCGGCGCTTCCTCTGGAAGAGCGCGCGAGCTGGGGCGAGAAATTCCGCTCGCTGCGGGGTGTGGCGCTTCCCGCGCTGCTTATCGCGATCGTTCTCGGTTCGATACTCAACGGTATCGCGACACCTACGGAGGCGGCGGCCTTCGGCGCTGCGGGAGCCATCATCATTGGCCTGTTAAACAGGCGCCTTACCTGGGATATCGTCTGGAGCTCCTGTTATGAGACGCTCTCGATCACGGCGATGGTCGGCTGGACGATGATCGGCGCCTCGGCCTTTGGCTCGGTATTTTCCGGCCTCGGCGGCAACACGATAATTGCCGATATGGCGATGAACATGCCCGGCGGCGCGACGATGGTTTTTTTTGTCTCCGCGGCCTTCATCTTCTTTCTGGGGATGTTCCTCGAGCCGGGAGCGATCATCTTCCTCGCGGTGCCTATCCTTGCGCCAATCCTCTCGCAGCTCGGCTATGATCCGCTTTGGGTCGGCCTCGTATTTAACGTGCTGCTGCAGTGCGGCTATCTCTCTCCCCCGTTTGGCTTCAGCCTTTTTTATCTCAAGGGCTGCGCGCCGAAGGATGTGGACATCATGGAGATATACCGGGCCGCTCTGCCCTTCCTTGCCCTGCAGGTTGTATCTGTAGTATTGATCTTCCTATTTCCGAATCTTGTGCTTTGGCTGCCCAGACTTGCGATGGGACGCTAA
- a CDS encoding TRAP transporter small permease: protein MRKFAHIISLLILPLIVEIVYSTLKSFLLNDTPIWSFEVTIFLYGTFFMLGAAYCHMKKAHVAVEALAPYLSIKWRRRFAVFSEAVVLFVVLTLLVVSIPNAWRSTMMLERSTHQTPFNPHVWWYRWIIPISCLLLSYQSVRDMVGIITGRGTDKEREDALEEERSDVK, encoded by the coding sequence TTGAGAAAGTTCGCGCATATAATCTCTCTTTTAATTCTTCCGCTGATCGTTGAGATCGTCTACAGCACGCTGAAGAGCTTTTTGCTTAACGACACTCCTATCTGGAGTTTTGAGGTAACAATATTTCTTTACGGGACATTTTTTATGTTGGGAGCGGCCTATTGCCATATGAAAAAGGCGCATGTCGCCGTAGAGGCGCTTGCTCCCTATCTCAGTATCAAATGGCGCAGGAGATTCGCCGTATTTTCAGAGGCGGTAGTCCTTTTCGTCGTCCTGACGCTTTTGGTTGTAAGTATCCCCAACGCCTGGCGTTCTACGATGATGCTTGAGCGTTCCACGCACCAGACTCCCTTCAATCCGCATGTATGGTGGTACCGGTGGATCATACCTATTTCGTGCCTGCTTTTGTCCTACCAGTCTGTCCGTGATATGGTCGGAATCATTACGGGCAGAGGCACGGATAAAGAGAGAGAAGATGCTTTAGAGGAGGAACGCTCGGATGTCAAGTGA